The Brachyspira sp. SAP_772 genome includes the window TATTTCTAAACATATCGCAAACACCATGATAACATATTCTGTCTCCAGAACCAAAATCATAATGTGTATGATAATCAAAAGCACACCAGCCAGTAGAACCAGATATACTGTCATCTATAGCAACAGCATTAATAACATCAAAATGTCTTTTAGTATGTTCAATCAAACGCTCTTCAGAGTCTTGCATCTTTGTAGGGAACATATGTCCATTATATTCTGTTATCATATAAGGTACATTTTTATCTAATTTTGTTACAAACTTTTGAGCTCTTATAGGGTCATTAATTCCATCGCAATTAAAATCATTCATAGTATACACATCTTCTAATAGCTCACTTCCCATTATATATCTAACACCGCCTGTTTGTCTTGTTTTATCCAACTTATGAGCTACTTTATTAGTTTCTTTATAGAAGCTATGATTATCCTGACTCTCATTAATTCTCACTCCCCATATAATTATAGAAGTATGATGAAAATCTCTCTCTATCATATCGCGTACATTTTCTATAGCAACACTCTGCCACTCTTTATCTCCTATATGCTGCCATCCGGGTATCTCTTCAAAAACCATTAAACCTATTTCATCACATCTGTCTAAAAAATGTCTTGAAGCAGGATAATGTGAAGAGCGTACTATATTAAGTCCCAAATCAAATTTTAGTATATCAGCATCTTTTTTCTGCATTCTTTCAGGCATAGCATAACCAACATAAGGAAAACTCTGATGTCTGTTTAATCCTCTTAATTTTATTTTTTTGTCGTTCAAAAAGAACCCGTCTTCTCTAAACTCAACATCTCTAAAGCCCATTTTTATATTAACAGCATCTTCATTAGAAAGAGAAGCCTCAAGTCTATAAAGTCTAGGATTATCAATATCCCAAAGCTCTATTCTATCACTATTAATATATTCTTTTATGTTTATATCAGTAAATAATTCATCTTTTTTTAGACTAATTTCTTTTTTTATCTCGCATATATGATACGCTCTGTTATAGAGATTAATAAATAAAGTTTCTTTCTTATTTTCTTTTTTGCTGTTTCTTATTCTCACTTTTCCAGTAATATTTTGTTTAGCATCTCCTATCACCATAACATTCTCTATAGAAACTTCATCAACTACAATAATTTGTACTTCCCTATATATACCGCCATAACATAAATAATCTATCTCATTTCCAAAAGGAGGAATATCTTTTCTCTCTGTGCTATCAACTTTAACTGCTATAATATTTTCTCCATCAACTAAAGAATCAGTAATATCATAAACAAAAGGTAAATATCCGCCCTTATGTTCGCCAAAACTTTTTGAATTAACAAATACTTCTGCAGCAGCCATTACACCTTCAAAGTTAATTAAAACTCTCTTATTTATAAAATCTTTCTTACTATAATTAAATATATTTTGATAACCAGCAATAAGCCAAGTATCAGATTCATCAAAATAATGAAGAGGTATTTCTTTTACAGTATGAGGTAAAGTTACACTTGTTGTTTTTATAATGGTGTTTTTTATATCATCACTCCACTTTTCTAAAAACTTCCAATTAGTGTTAAAATCAATTACTTTTCTCATAATATGTTACTCCGATAAGGATTATTAATTTTTATTAAAGATAGATTTTATATTTAAATAAGAAAAAATCAATTACAATTTTATCATTTTTTTACAAATAACTAAAAAAAATAAAATTATACCCATAGGCTTGAAAAAAAAAATCTTATATTATAAACTACTATATATTTTAATGAGAGAGAGCGGTTAAAAGATGAAAAAAGTTATTATAGCACTATTATTTATTTTTAGTATTAATGTATTTGCAATAGACGACATGTTAGACAAAGATAATATGCATAACCTTATAGACGGAGTAAACTCTACAAGAGCTGGAAGCGATAGAATAAGCACAATTTATAACTTTTCTCCACTTATGAATCATAATACACCTTTTAAACTTGGTGTTTCTTTATTAGATTTAAGATATATGTTTGATAATACAATCACAAACTCTCAAGGAGAGCAGAACTTTGCAATATTACCTAAAGGATTTATTGGCTTAACTTATGGCATATTTGGTATAGGTTATCAATTTAATTTATATAATAATTTAAATGAAAAAAACTCTCCTATAATATCTACACACTCAGCATCTTTTGGTTTTGCAACAGATAAATATAGATTATCACTTCCTGTGTCTGTTGGTGTTGCTGATGGAAGCCGTTATGGTGCTAAATTAGCTATAAGCACAACTCCTAAATTTTCGTTTTTATTTAGAGGCGGTATATTAGATGAGTTTACAATCTCTCTACATTACGGAATACAATTATCTTCTATAACAAACAATGTAGCAGATACTTCAGTTGCTCCTATGGTAATAGGGGGTAGTTTATACGGTACCGTTATGCTTTCAAGATTTGACAGTGCTCCTATACAGATAAGTTTACCTATAAAACTTGCTTTCTATTATGGTATAAAGAGCAGATGGGCTACTATTGATGCAGCTTATGCTGAGGATATGTTATTTAATTATTTATACAATGATGACGGAGAGCGTGCTACAGACAGTATGCGTTTTTATATAATGCTTCCTGCAAAATTTGAATCTAAACTCGGAGCTTTATATTATTACATAATGCCAAGATTAATGTTCGAAGGAAATATTTATAAAACTACAGGACTATACAAGCTCTATTATGGTATAGAAGGCGAATTACAAGTTACATTAGTAGAAAATCTTACATTAGGTCTTACGGCATATGCTGATGGTCAAGGTTTAATGCGTAAAGATAGAGATTTTGAAATAAATAATGCTTTTGGAGCTGGAATAGACATTTGGGGTATATGGAGATACTAATATTGTAATTTTCATTTAATAAAATATAATACTCTCTAAGAATAAAAAAGAAGAAAAAATAGGGAGTATTATAAATGAATATTTTAGTTATAAATGGAAGCCCTAAGGGAAATAACAGCATTACTTTACAAACATTACTTTTTTTAGAAAAATCTTTTGAAAGTCATAAATTTTCTTTTTTGAATGTTGGTCAAAAAATAAGACACTACGAAAAAAACTTTAATGAAATAGAAAAAGAAATTAATAAAGCAGATATAATAATATTTGCCTACCCTGTTTATACTTTTTTGGTACCATATCAATTACATAGATTTATAGAATTATTAAAAGAAAAGAATCTTGATTTATCTCAAAAATACGCCACACAACTATCAACTTCAAAACATTTTTATGATACAACAGCTCATAAGTTTGTAGAAGAAAATTGTTTGGATTTGAATCTTAAATACATAAGAGGTTTTTCTGCTGATATGGACGATTTGCTTACTGAAAAAGGTCAGGAAGAGGCATTATCATTTTTTAATTATTTAATATTTTCTGCTCAAAACAATATAAACATAAACTCCAATAATTATAACAATAAAGAGAAAATTAATAATATTTATAAAAGACAAATTGAAAATCAATCTGTTAAAGATGAAAACAAAGATGTTGTTATAGTTACAAACTGTGCTAAAGATGATACTAATTTAAGAAATATGATAGAAGATTTTAAGGCTATGTTTAATTACAGCACAAGAGAGATAAACATTAGAGAGTATAAATTTCATGGCGGATGTATGGGTTGTTTTGGCTGTGCTATTACAGGCAAATGTGTTTATAAAGATGGTTTTGATGAGTTTTTAAGAAGAGAGATACAAAAGGCTAATGCTATTATTTATGCTTTTACTATAGAAAATCATTATACTCATTCTAGTTTTAAGATTTATGAAGATAGACAATTTTGCAATGGTCATAGAATGGTAACTGAAGGTATGCCTGTTGGATATATTGTAGCGGGTGATTATGAGAGAGAATATAATTTACAAACACTCATAGAAGCACGTTGCGAGGTTGGCGGCAATTTCTTAACTTATGTGGCAAACGATAAACAAAACAACACTTTAGAAGAGCTAAAAAAACTCTCTAACACCATGAATTATGCTATAATAAATAAATGCTCACGCCCTAAAAACTTCTACGGCATAGGTGGAATGAAAATATTTAGAGATTTAATATATATTATGCAAGGAATAATGAAAGCAGACCATAAATATTATAAAAAACATAATGTATATGATTTCCCTCAAAAACAAAGAGGAAAAATGCTTCAGATGAAATTAATAGGCTCTTTAATATCTATTCCGAGTGTACAAAAAAAGATGAGAGGCAAGATGAATCAATATATATTAATGCCGTATAAAAAAGTAATAGATAAAACTTATAAAAAAATAAATTAATAATTATTGCAAATTAATAATATTACATAATTTTTTTAGTATTGTTTTTATTATAAGTTTATAATAAAATATAATCATTATTACAAATTTATTTTAGGGGTAGAATAATGATTACAGGTATATCAGCAACTAGCAATACCAATAAATATGTGCAAAGCATAGGCGGTGTGGAAGTTACAGTTACAACCGACTTTGCTGAAAAAACTACAACTATAAATGTAGCTGCCAAAGTAACAGGCGGTGCTTTAAATGTTGAAGCTTAAAACAAATATTCATAATTAATTATTTTAACAATATAACTTTTTGGAGATTTATGAAAAATGTTTTTTGTGTTATATTGCTTATATTCTCTTGTAAGCTTTATTCTTTAACAGATGATGAAGTGAAATTTTTAAAAGCATGTGAAAATGGAAAATATGAAACTGTTGTAACTATGTTAGATAGAAAAGTTAATGTAAATGTTACGGCAGAAGACGGACTTACTGGTTTAATGCTTGCTTCACATAAGGGATATCCTAATATAGTAAAACTTCTTATACGCCATAATGCTGATGTTAATATAGTAGATAGTGTTGGATATAATGCTTTAATATTTGCTGCTTCAGAGGGAAGAAATGATATTGCAAAAATGCTTATAAAGGCAAAGATAAATGTTAATGCCAAAAATAGCTATGGAGAAAATGCTTTGCATGTTGCTTCATATAAACTCTATAGTAATGTTGTACAAACTTTAATTGATGCTGAAATAGATATTAATGCTGTAAATAATGATGGGGATAATGCTTTGATGATGGTTTTTATGTCGGCTGCTACAAGGGAAGAGATGATGCCTACTATTGAAATACTATGTAAAAACGGAATAGATGTTAATGCTAAAGATAATAATGGAGAATCTATAATAGCATATATAAGGGCTAACTACAAAAAAGGAGATGCTTTAATAGAATATTTAAAGCAGTATGGGGCTGTAGAATAATTAATACGCTTGAATTTTTATATTTTTATTATATATTATATATCAATTATGGAAAATAATATAAATGAAAATACAAATGTTCAGCCTCAGGAACAAAAMTCTAATGATGATGCTGCACCATTGCMTAATAATGAGTTTAAAGTTTCTCTMTCAAGCATAGAYTATGAAGGCCCCCTTTCAATACTTTTTGATATGCTTAAAAGAAGCGAAAAAAATATATACGAAGTTTCAATATTAGAAATAATTGACCAGTTTATAGAATATTTAAAAGAGCAAGCAGCATTAAATTTAGATTCTACAGGTGAGTTTTTGGTTGTAGCTTCAGATTTTCATTTATACAAATCTAAAATGTTACTTCCTCATGATATGGACGATGATAAGTTTACAGACAGGCTTAAATTTGAAATAGTAGAGCAAATGCTTGAGTTTCAAAGATATAAAATGGTTTCTGAAGAACTTGACAAGCTTCAAGAATATTCGGACTCTATATTTGAAAGAAAGGATACGGAGAGAGTTAAGTTTTTTCAAAATAACAGCAGCAGTGAAGATAATGAAATGGCTTGGAAAGATGTTACTCTTTATGATTTGGTATATGCTTTTACAAAGGTGCAATTTGTGCCTGAAACTGATTTGGCTGTTCTTTCTGGTATGTCTAACTTTCATATAGATAATGCTATTGATATGATAAGAATAAAATTATCTGAAGAAGAAGTGTTTCCATTTATAGTTTTATTTAAAGATGGTGTTACAAAAAGACAGCTTGTTACATTCTTTCTTGCTATGCTTGAGCTTGTTAAGGAAAAAGAGATTTTATTAAAACAAGATATAAAATTTGGTGATATTTACGTCTTTAAAAGAAAAGAAGACTATAATAATAATAATAATAATAATAATAATAATGAACCTAATCAGGATTTAAATAATGAATGAAAATAAATTTAACAATGGATATATTTTTGCTATATTAGCAGTTATAATATGGAGTACAAATTTTGTAGCTGCTAGATATCTCGTAGGATTATCCCCTATAGAAATATCATTTTACAGATGGCTTGTTACTTTTTTAGTATTAACTCCTTTTTGTATAGTAAGCTTAATAAAAAATATTCATTTAGTAAAAGGTTCATGTGTAAAAATAATAATAATTTCAATATTGGGAATAACTATTTTTAATACTTTTGTATATTTAGCAGCACATACTTCTAATGCCACTAACATGTCTTTAATAGCAACATTATCCCCTATAATAATTGCTATAATAAATAGAATTATATGGAAAAAACATTTAAGCAAACCTCAAAAATACGGGCTATTTATAATTATTTTGGGCGTTGTTATTTTACTCACAAAAGGAAGCATAGAAGTTATAAGCAAATTAAAGTTTTCTATAGGCGATTTATATATGATTTTCGCTGTAACATTATTTGCAATATATACTATAACATTAAGAATTAGACCAAAAGATTTTCCTCAAACTACTTTTTTCTATCTTATGGTAACAATAGGACTTATACCTTTACTGATATTAATGATTCCAAAATATGTTAGCCATCAAGCACATGTTTTAAACTTTAATTCAGCACTCGTACTTATATTTATTGGAGTATTTCCTTCTGCTTTAGGATTTATATTTTGGAATATAGCAGTATCAAAAATAGGAGCAATGAAAGCTAGTATAATATATGATTCTGTACCTTTCTTTTCTACAATTGGTGCTATTATTTTACTTCATGAAAAGCCATATATAGCACAAATAATAGGAGGAGTTTTAATATTAATCGGAATAATATATTCATCTGTTGCTGATAATAATAAAAAAATAGCTACGAAATAATTTTATGTATTGATTTTTCTATTATATCCATTTTCTCTTCATATGCATTAGTGCCTTCTATTCTCTGAATGCCGTCATAAGCCTGCCATAATGACACTAATGATATATAATCTTCATCTCTATCTTCCTCTTTATAATTACCATACACAATAGATGAAAGCACGCATTCAAAATCAGTAGTTATTGACTTATATATATTTATAGCCTTTTCATTATCATCAATCTCTTCAAAACAAATTGCGGTTTTTATCAAATCAGGCCCAATTAATGCCCTATAGTCTTGCATAACATTAGCAGTAATATAACTTTTATAATGCATAACCTCTGCCCTGCTTCTAGCATCTCCCGCAATCTCTGAAAAAGTGGATAGTACATCAAAAATATTTCTATACACCGAAGAAGATTTTATTATATTAATTTTATCTTTCTCAAAATTTGAAACTAAATTATGTGATATTACAGATATAGATTCATAAATATCTTTTATTATTATATTTAATTCTTCTTGATACTTGCCAAAATATAAAGCAAAAATAAACCTTACAAAATCACCATATAATAAAGCATTATTTATATTTGTATCGAAAGTGATATTTTTAATAGAGTTAATAGTTTTGTGTTTAAACAATTCATCTATAACTTTTATCACACTTCCATCATCATAGTAATGAATCTTTGAATATTCTGACACAAATAGTTCTATAGGATTCAACTTTCTTTTATTATTATCAAAACTAAACTCTCTTAAATATGATTCTATAGTTGATCTAGCTAAAAAAGTATTAGAAGTGGATATTGCCTTTAATATATCAGAATATTCCCCTTCAAATAGTTCTTTTTTTAATTTTATAATATCTTCATTAAGCATAAAAATCATTCCCTCATATCATTAAGTACATCTTTTAATGTAATATGTTTTAATTTATCTTCCATAGCCTTTTGAACAATTTCAAGTTTTGGCCGCAGTGATGAGGTGATTTTTTTTCCAACAGGGCATTTTTTGTTTGGATTTTCATGAAAGCTAAATAGATTATCATCATCTAAACTCTCTACAGCATTAAATATATCGAGCAATGTAATATCTTCTATTTTCCTATTTAATGAAACCCCGCCTGTTCCTCTTTTTACCGTGATAATGTCTGCTTTTTGTAATTGTATTAAAATATTTCTTATTATAACAGGATTAACATTAACACTTCCTGCAATAAGATTAGAAGTCATTTTCTCATCTTTAAAATATACAATACAAACAAGAGTGTGAACTGCTATTGTAAATCTTGAACTAATCTTCATAAGAATATCCTTGAATAAAATTATAATACATTTATTTTATTAATGCAAGAAAATTATTGTAACACTTGACATTACATTAAAACAATATATCATTGTAATAATAACTATTACAATAGAGGTGTATTAATGGATAAACTATTATTTTTAATAGACTTTCTTATGAAAGAAAAGAATTATAAATATGATGAAGATTTAAATAACGCCATAAAAGAAAAAGATGAAGAAAAATTATATAATTATTTTAGATGTTTGATGAATATAAGAAGCCCTGATAATATAAGCGAAGAATATTTACAAATAGAAGATGAATATTTGCAAGAGAAGCTTAAAAGTAAAAAGCTAACTAGTATAGATGATATAAAGCCAATAAAAAATAATTTATATATATGGCAAGGAGATATAACAACTCTAAAAATAGAAGCAATAGTAAATGCTGCTAACTCTGCTATGCTTGGCTGTTTTGTACCGCTTCACAAATGCATAGATAATGCA containing:
- a CDS encoding ScpA family protein, which produces MENNINENTNVQPQEQXSNDDAAPLXNNEFKVSLSSIDYEGPLSILFDMLKRSEKNIYEVSILEIIDQFIEYLKEQAALNLDSTGEFLVVASDFHLYKSKMLLPHDMDDDKFTDRLKFEIVEQMLEFQRYKMVSEELDKLQEYSDSIFERKDTERVKFFQNNSSSEDNEMAWKDVTLYDLVYAFTKVQFVPETDLAVLSGMSNFHIDNAIDMIRIKLSEEEVFPFIVLFKDGVTKRQLVTFFLAMLELVKEKEILLKQDIKFGDIYVFKRKEDYNNNNNNNNNNEPNQDLNNE
- a CDS encoding cell surface protein, with protein sequence MKKVIIALLFIFSINVFAIDDMLDKDNMHNLIDGVNSTRAGSDRISTIYNFSPLMNHNTPFKLGVSLLDLRYMFDNTITNSQGEQNFAILPKGFIGLTYGIFGIGYQFNLYNNLNEKNSPIISTHSASFGFATDKYRLSLPVSVGVADGSRYGAKLAISTTPKFSFLFRGGILDEFTISLHYGIQLSSITNNVADTSVAPMVIGGSLYGTVMLSRFDSAPIQISLPIKLAFYYGIKSRWATIDAAYAEDMLFNYLYNDDGERATDSMRFYIMLPAKFESKLGALYYYIMPRLMFEGNIYKTTGLYKLYYGIEGELQVTLVENLTLGLTAYADGQGLMRKDRDFEINNAFGAGIDIWGIWRY
- a CDS encoding DMT family transporter, whose product is MNENKFNNGYIFAILAVIIWSTNFVAARYLVGLSPIEISFYRWLVTFLVLTPFCIVSLIKNIHLVKGSCVKIIIISILGITIFNTFVYLAAHTSNATNMSLIATLSPIIIAIINRIIWKKHLSKPQKYGLFIIILGVVILLTKGSIEVISKLKFSIGDLYMIFAVTLFAIYTITLRIRPKDFPQTTFFYLMVTIGLIPLLILMIPKYVSHQAHVLNFNSALVLIFIGVFPSALGFIFWNIAVSKIGAMKASIIYDSVPFFSTIGAIILLHEKPYIAQIIGGVLILIGIIYSSVADNNKKIATK
- a CDS encoding NAD(P)H-dependent oxidoreductase yields the protein MNILVINGSPKGNNSITLQTLLFLEKSFESHKFSFLNVGQKIRHYEKNFNEIEKEINKADIIIFAYPVYTFLVPYQLHRFIELLKEKNLDLSQKYATQLSTSKHFYDTTAHKFVEENCLDLNLKYIRGFSADMDDLLTEKGQEEALSFFNYLIFSAQNNININSNNYNNKEKINNIYKRQIENQSVKDENKDVVIVTNCAKDDTNLRNMIEDFKAMFNYSTREINIREYKFHGGCMGCFGCAITGKCVYKDGFDEFLRREIQKANAIIYAFTIENHYTHSSFKIYEDRQFCNGHRMVTEGMPVGYIVAGDYEREYNLQTLIEARCEVGGNFLTYVANDKQNNTLEELKKLSNTMNYAIINKCSRPKNFYGIGGMKIFRDLIYIMQGIMKADHKYYKKHNVYDFPQKQRGKMLQMKLIGSLISIPSVQKKMRGKMNQYILMPYKKVIDKTYKKIN
- a CDS encoding Rrf2 family transcriptional regulator, translating into MKISSRFTIAVHTLVCIVYFKDEKMTSNLIAGSVNVNPVIIRNILIQLQKADIITVKRGTGGVSLNRKIEDITLLDIFNAVESLDDDNLFSFHENPNKKCPVGKKITSSLRPKLEIVQKAMEDKLKHITLKDVLNDMRE
- a CDS encoding ankyrin repeat domain-containing protein, encoding MKNVFCVILLIFSCKLYSLTDDEVKFLKACENGKYETVVTMLDRKVNVNVTAEDGLTGLMLASHKGYPNIVKLLIRHNADVNIVDSVGYNALIFAASEGRNDIAKMLIKAKINVNAKNSYGENALHVASYKLYSNVVQTLIDAEIDINAVNNDGDNALMMVFMSAATREEMMPTIEILCKNGIDVNAKDNNGESIIAYIRANYKKGDALIEYLKQYGAVE
- a CDS encoding glycoside hydrolase family 2 protein, whose product is MRKVIDFNTNWKFLEKWSDDIKNTIIKTTSVTLPHTVKEIPLHYFDESDTWLIAGYQNIFNYSKKDFINKRVLINFEGVMAAAEVFVNSKSFGEHKGGYLPFVYDITDSLVDGENIIAVKVDSTERKDIPPFGNEIDYLCYGGIYREVQIIVVDEVSIENVMVIGDAKQNITGKVRIRNSKKENKKETLFINLYNRAYHICEIKKEISLKKDELFTDINIKEYINSDRIELWDIDNPRLYRLEASLSNEDAVNIKMGFRDVEFREDGFFLNDKKIKLRGLNRHQSFPYVGYAMPERMQKKDADILKFDLGLNIVRSSHYPASRHFLDRCDEIGLMVFEEIPGWQHIGDKEWQSVAIENVRDMIERDFHHTSIIIWGVRINESQDNHSFYKETNKVAHKLDKTRQTGGVRYIMGSELLEDVYTMNDFNCDGINDPIRAQKFVTKLDKNVPYMITEYNGHMFPTKMQDSEERLIEHTKRHFDVINAVAIDDSISGSTGWCAFDYHTHYDFGSGDRICYHGVCDMFRNKKLAASVYSSQMSKKYGVVLEPITIYARGERAIGGISPLMVATNCDYVEFYYKNELLAKEYPASAKYQGLKHAPVIIQMERNIPGVSAMNWEDAKVVGYIDGKAVIEKHFLKNPTFKALEITADDKEINAVSNGSAWDATRITVKAVDAIGNRLPYINEAIKIEVKGSGSLIGNDNPVLEGGYYSFWVKSNNKKGSITVTVANSRVKTKTIEIKVK